A region of Lycium barbarum isolate Lr01 chromosome 1, ASM1917538v2, whole genome shotgun sequence DNA encodes the following proteins:
- the LOC132629826 gene encoding cytochrome P450 CYP72A219-like yields MPFNMEISYYYLKIAIFSSAIIFVLRWAWRILNYVWIKPKKLEKRLRQQGFKGNSYKFLFGDMKEMKKMGEEARSKPINFSHDMIWPRVSPFIHKTIINYGKNCILWFGPRPAVLITEPELIREVLTKNYVYQKAPSSPLSKFFVDGLANHETDKWAIHRRLLNPAFHLDKLKHMLPAFKLTISEVLNKWENIISKEGSEIDVWPYLQTLTSDAISRTAFGSSYEEGRKIFELQKEQLQLIAEMSRTIYIPGRRFLPTKRNKRMKQIFNEVKALVLAIINKRMRMIEAGKEHDDLLGILMASNLKEIQQHGHKKFGMSIDEVIEECKMFYFAGQETTSTLLVWTMILLCKYPIWQERAREEVLQVFGSDEVHYGKLNQLKVVTMILNEVLRLYPSAYVINRMSHTETKLGNLCLPSGVQLILTTILLHHDTEIWGDDAMEFNPERFSEGMSKATKGHVVFLPFGWGPRICIGQNFAMLEAKMAMAMILKHYAFELSPSYTHAPHPLMLQPQYGAQLIMYKL; encoded by the exons ATGCCTTTCAATATGGAGATATCATATTACTACTTAAAAATTGCTATATTTTCATCTGCAATTATTTTTGTATTGAGATGGGCATGGAGAATCTTGAATTATGTTTGGATCAAACcaaaaaagttggagaaaagaCTAAGACAACAAGGTTTCAAAGGAAATTCTTACAAGTTCTTGTTTGGGGACATGAAAGAGATGAAGAAGATGGGTGAAGAAGCTAGGTCCAAGCCTATTAATTTCTCCCATGACATGATTTGGCCTAGAGTCAGCCCCTTCATTCACAAAACCATCATCAATTATG GTAAGAATTGTATTTTGTGGTTTGGGCCAAGACCAGCAGTCCTCATCACAGAACCTGAACTTATAAGGGAGGTGCTTACAAAGAACTACGTTTATCAGAAGGCTCCTAGCAGTCCACTCTCTAAGTTTTTTGTAGATGGACTTGCAAACCATGAAACAGATAAATGGGCCATACATAGAAGGCTTCTCAATCCTGCTTTTCACCTTGACAAGTTAAAG CATATGCTACCTGCATTCAAATTGACTATTAGTGAGGTATTGAACAAATGGGAGAACATTATCTCGAAAGAAGGATCAGAAATAGATGTGTGGCCATATCTCCAAACTTTGACAAGTGATGCAATTTCAAGAACTGCTTTTGGCAGTAGTTATGAAGAAGGAAGAAAGATTTTTGAACTTCAAAAAGAGCAACTTCAACTAATCGCAGAAATGTCACGCACAATATACATCCCAGGAAGGAG GTTTTTACCAACTAAAAGGAATAAAAGGATGAAGCAAATCTTCAATGAAGTAAAAGCACTTGTATTGGCAATTATCAATAAAAGAATGAGGATGATTGAAGCCGGAAAAGAGCATGATGATTTATTGGGTATATTAATGGCATCCAATTTAAAAGAAATTCAACAACATGGACATAAAAAATTTGGTATGAGCATTGATGAGGTGATTGAAGAGTGTAAAATGTTCTATTTTGCTGGGCAAGAGACTACTTCAACTTTACTTGTATGGACAATGATTTTACTGTGCAAGTATCCTATTTGGCAAGAAAGAGCTAGAGAAGAGGTTCTACAAGTTTTTGGTAGTGATGAAGTTCACTATGGCAAGTTGAATCAGCTAAAAGTA GTAACTATGATCTTAAACGAAGTGTTAAGGTTGTATCCATCAGCATATGTGATTAACCGAATGTCACACACAGAAACAAAGTTAGGGAATTTGTGTTTACCCTCTGGGGTGCAACTCATATTAACAACAATTTTGTTGCATCATGATACTGAAATATGGGGAGATGATGCAATGGAGTTCAATCCTGAGAGATTTAGTGAAGGAATGTCAAAAGCAACAAAAGGACACGTTGTATTTTTACCATTTGGTTGGGGTCCAAGAATATGCATTGGCCAAAACTTTGCTATGTTAGAGGCAAAAATGGCAATGGCCATGATTCTAAAACACTATGCATTTGAACTCTCTCCATCTTATACTCATGCTCCTCATCCACTAATGCTTCAACCTCAATATGGTGCTCAATTAATTATGTATAAGTTGTAG